DNA sequence from the Coffea arabica cultivar ET-39 chromosome 11c, Coffea Arabica ET-39 HiFi, whole genome shotgun sequence genome:
TAGCATTATTTCAGTATTTCGTGAGGCGACTTGTCGTCACTGCAGCACGATCCCTTATTTAATCATCAGAAAACAAATGCAGATCTTGATGACGACGAAATTGGTAGAATTCCAAATTTGTTATACGTATGTACcctacatttttctttgaaattagCAAATTATTCTCTAAGCAATATTTCTTCATAAGATTTAATGCATATGTGGAGAATTCTTCGATGATTTTCATAACGACCATTTCTTCATAAttagtttccaaaaaaaaataaagagtttTGAAGGACCAACTTTATTTGGTATTCAAACTTCATGTTGGTATTTCCTTTTGGGCGATGAAAGGGAACCGTTCAATTTCTTTAAAGGTCAATGGATCATCTCTCTTCGGGAATTCTTTCACTTTACCTGCCTCCAAAAAAAAAGATCCATCAAATGAGCAAAAGTGCGGTTTTGCTACAAAATTTGACAGAGCGTCTAACTACGCTCAACTGTTTAAACAGAGCATCGCTTGAGTTTTTCTTTTTACTCATTTTAATCTCTTCACGCtgaatttcttttatttctttgctcTTTTTTGGTTTTTACTTTTCCccgctttctttcttttccatttggGCTTTCAACATTACGGTTCTAAATCAGGCCAAGCCCAGTGCAACAGCCTCTAACTGAACCTCAGTAAACTATAACACATCAGGCCAAGCCCATTACATGTCCTCTGACCGAATTTTCGTAACAATGGATGCTGTCTCCTCAGACCAAAAGACACAGCTCAGGCTCCTACAGAATCCTGAAGCTATAGCCCATATTCTCCAACTGTTACAGACGGAACCCACACATGTATTTTACTATTTTCCTTTTGCTGGAGCTCCAACACATGGTAGTTGTAAGGAACTTTTGAGATTAGACACAATGTTCTTTATTTCCAATATCGAAAAAGAAAATGGGCGCAGAAGAACAGAAGAGGTCCCAATTTCCAAAAGAAGTAGTATTAGATGCCATGCGCAACAAAAAGTTATTTTCGTTTGGTCAATTCCAATATACTTTCAAGAAATTCCCACATTGACGCAAATTATTCTTAAGTAAATTGTTAATGTACAAAGAAGGCTAGGGAACCGCTCAAATATCATGGAAAGGGAACAATGGAATGTGAAAAGAACGCATCAAAACTGTTGCGTTACAAAAGGATGATGCATGGAATATGAACTCGCTGGTTCATTATGATCCAGCAAAAGGGATTAAAAAGTAATATTGCACATCTGATAAGGGCAATTTGATATTTAAATTCATCGCGTTCCAGGGAAGTCAGTCATATAAGCTAGCGATACTGATTCTTCTTTGTCATTTTCATCAATGACTAAAATGGTGTTTAATGAGTGGAAACCTGTGGCTGCAATGCTGGGAGTTTATTTTGCTTTTGCAGTCGTTAATGTAGCTATGAAGAAGGTACTGACTGAGGGCATGAGCAATTTGCTAATTGTCACTTACAGGCAATCCATCTCCCTTATTTTCTTGGTCCCCATTGCCTATTTCCGGGAGAGGTACCAATATGAATATAACATTTTTCTCTATTTCAAGTTCCACTATTTTCATTTCTATCGCCAAATTTGGGTGAGCTGATAAATCCTAATTTACTTTGTTGCAGGAAATACTGGAAGAATATCACAGCTGTCATATTGTGTGGTCTATTTTGCAATGCACTGGTAGGGTAAGTGGCATTAATAATTTGTATCAGTTGTCCTAGCTATATATCTCAGGCCAATCTTTTACAGACAAAATTGGataaatttactttttttttttctataatttGTTACCATTCAAGCAAAAGAATCAATTTTTGAATTGATCAAGTTGTTTGCAGGGTCACACTTACTCAATATGTCTTCCTCACTggactcaaatatacatcagcAACATATTCTGCTGCTTTCAGCAATATGATCCCTGTATTTACATTTGTTTTGGCACTGCTGCTTCGGTGAGTTCAAGCACAAAATTCACAAGACTACAATTTTTTGTACCCCTAATCTCTCAACTGCATATGTCACTAAGATTAATCTCTTGCAGGCAGGAGAAATTggacatgaaaaagaaaagtggaAGGGTTAAGGTGTTAGGCACACTAATCTGTGTTGGAGGAGCTTTAGTTCTGATACTATACAAAGGAAGGATTGTATTGAATGCTCCTAAATCACCACCCATTTTGCTTGAGAAAGCAAAGAATGGGAGGATAAATTGGGCTAGCATAATTGGTTCCACATTTCCACCTATAGGTAATTTTTTGTGGGCTTCATGGTTTGTGATGCAAGCTCGGATTGGCAACATGTACCCCTATCAATATTCTAGCACGGCCATGTTTTCCTTCTTCAGCGCCATCCAGTCAGGCATTCTGTGTCTTGTCATTGACAGACACATTTCATGGGCTCTCAAAGGATCAATTCAGATATCGAGTCTCATATTCGCGG
Encoded proteins:
- the LOC113716501 gene encoding WAT1-related protein At3g30340-like, which encodes MTKMVFNEWKPVAAMLGVYFAFAVVNVAMKKVLTEGMSNLLIVTYRQSISLIFLVPIAYFRERKYWKNITAVILCGLFCNALVGVTLTQYVFLTGLKYTSATYSAAFSNMIPVFTFVLALLLRQEKLDMKKKSGRVKVLGTLICVGGALVLILYKGRIVLNAPKSPPILLEKAKNGRINWASIIGSTFPPIGNFLWASWFVMQARIGNMYPYQYSSTAMFSFFSAIQSGILCLVIDRHISWALKGSIQISSLIFAGIVGSGLGYVGMSWCVKERGPVFTSAFSPLIQVFVIIFDAPLLHEQIGLGSILGSILVVIGMYTLLWGKGNEIDLHKNVPPANQEKDGDCDRTLPVTAPTAVSPTNSVPVTTPTAVSSTNSA